In Arthrobacter sp. QXT-31, one genomic interval encodes:
- a CDS encoding GntR family transcriptional regulator, translating into MAFEALATAEAGGSRSLADVAYERIRDRLLTLEIRPGDPLYDEGIAKELGVGRTPVREALKRLEVDRLVVTYPRRGTFATRVEVTDLAFISEIRAQLEPLAAARAARVATPAVRDRLRLIVEEVKAFDVDSASVVETLRLDARVHQGIYAAAANPHLEDALIRYDNLATRIWCMVLDRLPNLSGHVHEHVDLLEAVIDGDEARAAEMARAHVDGFEKAVRTALFAA; encoded by the coding sequence GTGGCGTTTGAAGCTTTGGCGACGGCGGAGGCCGGAGGCTCGAGGTCGCTGGCCGATGTGGCCTATGAACGGATACGTGACAGGCTGCTGACCCTGGAGATCCGGCCCGGAGATCCGCTCTATGACGAGGGGATCGCCAAGGAGCTCGGCGTGGGGCGCACCCCCGTCCGGGAGGCGCTGAAACGGCTTGAAGTGGACCGGCTCGTGGTGACGTATCCACGGCGCGGCACGTTCGCAACGCGCGTGGAGGTCACCGACCTCGCCTTTATCTCGGAAATCCGTGCGCAGCTCGAGCCCCTGGCGGCTGCCCGGGCTGCGCGTGTGGCCACCCCGGCCGTGCGGGACCGCCTCCGCCTCATCGTGGAGGAAGTGAAAGCCTTTGATGTTGACAGCGCATCCGTCGTGGAGACCCTGCGCCTGGATGCCAGGGTGCACCAGGGAATCTACGCCGCCGCGGCAAACCCGCACCTGGAAGACGCCCTGATCCGCTATGACAACCTGGCAACGCGCATCTGGTGCATGGTGCTCGACCGCCTGCCGAACCTTTCCGGGCACGTGCACGAGCACGTTGACCTGCTGGAAGCGGTGATCGACGGCGACGAGGCCCGGGCGGCAGAGATGGCCCGCGCCCACGTGGACGGCTTTGAAAAGGCCGTGCGCACCGCCCTGTTTGCTGCCTGA
- a CDS encoding DUF6457 domain-containing protein, with amino-acid sequence MAGDDEMQILSAWYEQLARALQIPSLDVDQELLLDLARKSADSVIHAAAPVTAFMVGYVAGQETAPEKAGSEASRNATARAAEIAFELCRNWTDGRTGGAASQ; translated from the coding sequence ATGGCCGGCGACGATGAAATGCAGATCCTGAGTGCGTGGTACGAGCAGCTGGCGAGGGCGTTGCAGATCCCGTCCCTCGACGTCGATCAGGAGCTGTTGCTGGATCTGGCGAGGAAGTCCGCCGATTCAGTGATTCATGCTGCGGCACCGGTGACAGCGTTCATGGTGGGATACGTGGCGGGGCAGGAAACCGCACCCGAGAAGGCCGGTTCTGAGGCCTCCAGGAACGCGACAGCCCGGGCCGCAGAAATCGCATTCGAGCTGTGCCGGAACTGGACGGACGGCAGGACCGGCGGGGCGGCGTCGCAATAG
- a CDS encoding MFS transporter, which produces MTIKGDVTTEPSSKDRQASRRLTASDVNVVDQRMLKKALGGTVVGNTMEWYDVGVFGYLITTMGPVFLPEADRTVQTLFLLGTFAATFIARPIGGVVFGWLGDKVGRQKVLAATLMLMAASTFAVGLLPGYAQIGVWAAALLVLLKLVQGFSTGGEYAGATTFLCEYAPDKRRGYFASFLDMGSYIGFALGAATVSVLQITLGEAAMEEWGWRLPFLVAGPLGLVAIYFRNRIEESPQFQAALNAQESAAVEAASGDAAVAKGPVGIIAAYWRPIVLAMILAGAANTVGYALTSYMPTYLTESKGYDPVHGTLLTIPVLVVMALCIPLTGKLSDRIGRRPVLWIGAGSTVLFAVPAFTLIGIGETWSTLAGLALVAFPVTFYVANLASALPALFPTSVRYSSMGIAYNFSVAIFGGTTPFLIQALIEATGDDMAPAYYLMATSVIGAIAIYFLRESARRPLPGSMPSVDTVEEAHELVASQQAWR; this is translated from the coding sequence ATGACAATCAAAGGTGATGTCACAACCGAGCCAAGCAGTAAGGATAGACAGGCCTCCCGCCGACTCACGGCGTCCGACGTAAACGTCGTGGACCAGCGGATGCTCAAGAAGGCCCTCGGCGGCACAGTGGTGGGCAACACCATGGAGTGGTACGACGTCGGCGTGTTCGGCTACCTGATCACCACCATGGGCCCGGTGTTCCTGCCGGAGGCAGACAGGACCGTCCAGACGCTGTTCCTGCTCGGCACGTTCGCGGCCACCTTCATCGCCCGCCCGATCGGCGGCGTCGTGTTTGGCTGGCTTGGCGACAAGGTGGGGCGGCAGAAAGTCCTCGCGGCCACACTGATGCTGATGGCGGCCAGCACCTTCGCCGTCGGCCTGCTGCCCGGCTACGCACAGATCGGCGTCTGGGCCGCCGCGCTGCTGGTGCTCCTGAAGCTCGTGCAGGGCTTCTCCACCGGCGGGGAATACGCCGGCGCCACCACGTTCCTGTGTGAATACGCGCCCGACAAGCGGCGCGGGTACTTTGCCAGCTTCCTGGACATGGGTTCCTACATCGGCTTCGCCCTGGGCGCTGCCACCGTCTCAGTCCTGCAGATCACCCTCGGCGAAGCCGCGATGGAGGAATGGGGCTGGCGGCTGCCGTTCCTGGTGGCCGGGCCGCTGGGCCTGGTGGCCATCTATTTCCGGAACAGGATCGAAGAGTCCCCCCAGTTCCAGGCAGCCCTGAACGCGCAGGAGTCGGCCGCCGTCGAAGCCGCCTCCGGCGATGCGGCTGTTGCCAAGGGCCCCGTGGGCATCATCGCTGCATACTGGCGCCCGATCGTGCTGGCGATGATCCTCGCCGGCGCCGCCAACACCGTCGGATATGCGCTGACGTCCTACATGCCGACCTACCTGACGGAATCCAAGGGCTACGACCCCGTGCACGGAACCCTGCTGACCATTCCGGTGCTGGTGGTCATGGCGCTGTGCATCCCGCTCACCGGCAAGCTTTCGGACCGCATCGGAAGGCGTCCCGTGCTGTGGATCGGCGCCGGAAGCACCGTCCTGTTCGCCGTCCCTGCCTTCACCCTGATCGGCATCGGCGAGACCTGGTCAACGCTGGCCGGCCTCGCCCTGGTCGCCTTTCCCGTGACGTTCTACGTGGCCAACCTCGCCTCGGCACTGCCCGCACTGTTCCCCACTTCCGTCCGCTACAGCAGCATGGGCATCGCCTACAACTTCTCGGTGGCCATTTTCGGCGGAACAACGCCGTTCCTCATCCAGGCCCTGATCGAGGCCACGGGCGACGACATGGCCCCCGCATACTACCTGATGGCGACGTCGGTCATTGGGGCGATTGCCATCTACTTCCTGCGTGAATCCGCCCGCCGGCCGCTGCCGGGCTCCATGCCGAGCGTGGACACGGTAGAGGAGGCGCACGAGCTCGTCGCTTCCCAGCAGGCGTGGCGCTAG
- a CDS encoding inositol-3-phosphate synthase has translation MSSNPIRVAIVGVGNCAASLVQGVHYYRDADPRATIPGLMHVEFGRYHVRDVQFVAAFDVDGKKVGHDLADAILASENNTIKLAEVPPTGVTVQRGHTLDGLGRYYLETIEQSTEEPVDVVQALKDAQVDVMVCYLPVGSQEAAEFYAQCAIDAGVAFVNALPVFIAGTKEWADKFTAAGVPIVGDDIKSQIGATITHRVMAKLFEDRGVTLDRTYQLNVGGNMDFKNMLERDRLESKKISKTQAVTSNVEAELSAKDVHIGPSDYVQWLDDRKWAFVRLEGRNFGDAPVSLEYKLEVWDSPNSAGVIIDAIRAAKIGLDRGIGGPLVSASSYFMKSPPEQFNDDLAREKVEAFIRGDLDR, from the coding sequence GTGTCTTCGAATCCGATTCGTGTAGCTATTGTCGGTGTGGGTAACTGTGCCGCTTCGCTGGTTCAGGGTGTCCATTACTACCGGGATGCTGACCCGCGGGCCACGATTCCGGGTCTGATGCATGTGGAGTTCGGCAGGTACCACGTCCGTGATGTGCAGTTCGTGGCCGCGTTTGATGTGGACGGCAAGAAGGTCGGCCATGATCTGGCGGATGCGATCCTGGCCAGTGAGAACAACACGATCAAGCTGGCCGAGGTCCCGCCGACCGGTGTGACGGTGCAGCGCGGCCACACCCTGGACGGGTTGGGCCGGTACTACCTGGAGACGATTGAGCAGTCCACCGAGGAGCCTGTTGACGTGGTCCAGGCGCTCAAGGACGCGCAGGTGGATGTCATGGTGTGCTACCTGCCGGTGGGGTCGCAGGAGGCTGCGGAGTTCTACGCGCAGTGCGCGATCGATGCCGGGGTGGCGTTCGTGAACGCTTTGCCGGTGTTCATCGCCGGCACCAAAGAGTGGGCTGACAAGTTCACCGCAGCCGGTGTCCCGATCGTGGGCGATGACATCAAGAGCCAGATCGGTGCCACCATCACGCACCGCGTCATGGCGAAGCTGTTCGAGGACCGGGGTGTGACGCTGGACCGGACGTACCAGCTGAACGTGGGCGGGAACATGGACTTCAAGAACATGCTGGAGCGTGACCGGCTGGAGTCAAAGAAGATTTCCAAGACCCAGGCCGTGACCTCGAACGTCGAGGCCGAGCTGTCGGCCAAGGATGTGCACATCGGTCCGTCCGATTATGTGCAGTGGCTTGATGACCGGAAGTGGGCGTTTGTGCGCCTGGAGGGCCGGAACTTCGGTGACGCGCCGGTGTCTTTGGAGTACAAGCTGGAGGTGTGGGACTCGCCGAACTCGGCCGGTGTGATCATTGATGCGATCCGTGCGGCGAAGATCGGCCTGGACCGGGGCATCGGCGGTCCGCTGGTCTCGGCGTCGAGCTACTTCATGAAGTCCCCGCCGGAGCAGTTCAACGACGACCTCGCCCGCGAAAAGGTCGAGGCCTTCATCCGCGGCGACCTCGACCGCTAA
- a CDS encoding MoaD/ThiS family protein — protein MAVLVRYFAAAAAAAGTTEEHYRLAPGSTLDNLLSEIVAANRPRPPAGTPELNRLLTRSSFLRNEVAVRDRSIALGPEDVLDVLPPFAGG, from the coding sequence TTGGCAGTACTGGTACGTTACTTTGCCGCTGCGGCAGCCGCTGCCGGCACCACGGAGGAACATTACCGCCTCGCCCCCGGCTCAACACTGGACAACCTGCTGTCCGAAATCGTCGCGGCAAACCGGCCCCGGCCACCGGCCGGCACGCCGGAGCTGAACAGGCTCCTGACCAGGAGCAGCTTTCTCCGGAACGAAGTCGCCGTCCGCGACCGTTCGATAGCACTCGGCCCGGAAGACGTACTGGACGTCCTCCCGCCCTTCGCGGGCGGCTGA
- the purU gene encoding formyltetrahydrofolate deformylase yields the protein MTVVDTATKSSPAPQTEAAAETKTGKFVLTLSCAQRAGIVQAVTTFLFERGFNIEEHQQFDDGLRQTLHLRTAFSGATGYELQKLEDEFRPIAERFDMKFSVHDETKQRVLVMVSKFGHCLNDLIFRWRGGSLGGELALVVSNHETHRAMAEAAGLPFVHIPVTPETKADAERRLLELVDEYNIDLVVLARYMQVLSDDLCRSLEGRAINIHHSFLPGFKGARPYHQAYDRGVKLVGATAHYVTADLDEGPIIEQEVIRVDHSFGPGTLSTVGQDAEALALARAVRWHCEHRVLIDQASTIVFR from the coding sequence ATGACCGTTGTGGATACAGCCACTAAAAGCAGCCCGGCGCCGCAGACGGAAGCCGCTGCAGAAACCAAGACCGGCAAGTTCGTGCTCACACTGTCGTGCGCACAGCGTGCCGGCATCGTCCAGGCCGTGACCACCTTCCTGTTCGAGCGCGGGTTCAACATCGAAGAGCACCAGCAGTTCGACGACGGCCTCCGCCAGACCCTGCACCTGCGCACGGCCTTCTCCGGCGCAACCGGGTACGAGCTGCAGAAGCTCGAAGACGAGTTCCGGCCCATCGCGGAACGCTTTGACATGAAGTTCAGCGTCCACGACGAGACCAAGCAGCGCGTTCTGGTCATGGTGTCCAAGTTCGGGCACTGCCTCAACGACCTGATTTTCCGCTGGCGCGGCGGCAGCCTCGGCGGCGAGCTGGCCCTGGTGGTTTCCAACCACGAGACGCACCGGGCCATGGCCGAGGCCGCAGGCCTTCCTTTCGTGCACATCCCCGTGACTCCGGAGACCAAGGCGGACGCCGAGCGGCGCCTGCTCGAACTCGTCGACGAGTACAACATCGACCTCGTCGTCCTGGCCCGGTACATGCAGGTGCTTTCCGATGACCTGTGCCGGTCCCTCGAGGGCAGGGCCATCAACATCCACCACTCGTTCCTGCCGGGGTTCAAGGGAGCACGCCCCTACCACCAGGCCTACGACCGCGGCGTCAAGCTGGTGGGCGCCACCGCCCACTACGTCACGGCAGACCTCGACGAGGGCCCGATCATCGAGCAGGAAGTCATCCGCGTGGACCACAGCTTCGGACCGGGCACGCTCTCCACGGTCGGGCAGGACGCGGAAGCCCTGGCACTTGCCCGCGCCGTCCGTTGGCACTGCGAGCACCGCGTGCTGATTGACCAGGCCAGCACCATCGTCTTCCGCTAA